In one Nicotiana sylvestris chromosome 8, ASM39365v2, whole genome shotgun sequence genomic region, the following are encoded:
- the LOC138876381 gene encoding uncharacterized protein translates to MSIPSPNQRISSFRNGYSSVYTYPFTLGFNPPIDPVILDFCRFFTICLAQIGPLVWRTVACLRYLSSKANVNFTFSHLIHLYHPNLIRHGVFTLTARSKKVLVNPEDDKDRGWYIRYVAVRTVDLIGETNIPFPEKWNFEPTMGDVEPIPNFRGWVDSLLKIATREQRTWKSISSLHGWKVKTHGFGIRGMTVEVAMAIRMSANAALDLDKARALLPKRKATKESSEEEEEGTSLITRPRARRRIIIDNEIENTPARTSATEPVLIQSDEDAEPRDNNESIQHLFDSGFGSGELGPVFDEAHIYSFVPISFIPLPAVSVSLPALTTSVCLPISTAPISVPLAASTAPASAPVLVSTSFPSIPSAAPLPSVHHTETSSSSGNMTMRSVTLEVPANHSLLRKTGRADANLISTELMRRISLLERKARESEKSVHEAEEIARGAQLEATNWKEQFENAQGTIEELQEDKNLLEQQNRGLTSELSELAKVIDTIEKSQQSTDTPSPALEVPENVAIPASEGETSTTQSVEVEASVTTGLTASSTDPVSTTDDHAAVHPAIRRRFDDDDLDSVPRRDAMRLKPAAALRHT, encoded by the exons atgtcaattccttccccaaatcaaagaatttcctcttttagaaatgggtattcttctgtttacacttaccccttcactttaggttttaatcctccgattgacccagttattctcgatttttgtcgtttctttacaatttgtttggcccaaattggtccattggtgtggagaacagtggcttgtttgagatatttatcatccaaggccaatgtcaatttcaccttttctcatctcattcatctataccatcccaacttaatacgccatggggttttcaccttaactgcaaggagcaaaaaagttttggtaaaccctgaggatgacaaagatcgtggatggtatatccgttacgttgctgtccgtacagtggatttgattggcgaaacaaatattccctttcctgagaagtggaattttgaac caaccatgggagatgtggaacctattcccaactttcgtggttgggtagactcacttttgaagattgctactagggagcagagaacttggaaatcaatttcttctttacatggctggaaagtcaaaacacatg gatttggcattagaggaatgacagttgaagtagctatggccattcgcatgtctgcgaatgctgctctggatttagataaggctcgagccttgctgcctaaaagaaaagctacaaaggaaagttctgaagaagaagaggagggtacctccctaattaccaggccaagggccaggagacgaataatcattgataatgaaattgaaaacactcctgctcgtacctccgccaccgagcctgttttgattcaatctgatgaggatgccgaaccaagagataataatgagtcaattcagcacctttttgacagtggtttcgggagtggcgagctcggacctgtttttgatgaagctcatATTTActcatttgttcctatttcctTCATTCCTCTTCCAGCCGTAAGTGTTTCTTTACCAGCTTTAACAACTTCCGTTTGTTTGCCAATTTCTACTGCTCCTATATCTGTTCccttggctgcttcaaccgcacctgcTTCTGCTCCggtgttggtttctacatcttttccCTCCATTCCTTCCgctgctcctcttccctctgttcatcatacagagacaAGTTCTAGCAGCGGAAATATGAcaatgagaagtgttactttggaggttcctgccaatcatagcctcctgaggaagaccggcagagccgat gctaaccttattaGCACGGAATTAATGAGAAGAATTTCCTTACTGGAAAGAAaagctcgtgagtctgaaaagtctgtccacgaggctgaggaaatagctaggggagcccaACTTGAAGCAACCAACTGGAAGGAGCAGTTCGAAAATGCTCAAGGGACTATAGaagagttgcaagaagataaaaacctcctagagcagcaaaaccgtggtttaacttctgaactg tctgaactggccaaagtcatagataccatcgagaaaagccaacagtctactgatactccttctcctgccctTGAAGTTCCTGAAAATGTTGctattccagcttcagagggtgaaacttctacaacccagtctgtggaagttgaagcttcc GTTACTACTGGACTAACGGCCTCTTCTACTGATCCTGTCAGCACCACTGATGATCATGCAGCGGTGCATCCGGCTATAAGGCGGCGATTTGATGATGACGATCTTGATAGTGTCCCCAGGAGGGATGCGATGCGCCTCAAGCCAGCGGCTGCGTTGAGGCACACTTGA